In Bacteroidota bacterium, the following proteins share a genomic window:
- a CDS encoding RNA polymerase sigma factor, which translates to MSETEIRVIIEEVLAGKPSSYGKLIRMYQQPVYRLAFKMTGSREDAKDLTQIIFMKAYINLKTFATTRKFFSWIYRIALNETLNHLKSARQFVDLDDEEIIDHGSPEEVYATKERKVMVQRALLTLDPKHRSLVIMKYYDGLSYEEISEVTGLPMKKVKSRLFEARQNLKEYLTF; encoded by the coding sequence ATGTCAGAAACCGAAATCAGAGTGATAATAGAAGAGGTCCTGGCCGGCAAACCATCATCATACGGGAAGCTGATCAGGATGTATCAGCAACCTGTATACAGGCTCGCTTTTAAAATGACCGGCAGCAGGGAAGATGCAAAAGATCTGACACAAATTATATTCATGAAAGCCTATATAAATTTGAAAACCTTTGCGACAACACGGAAATTTTTCAGCTGGATTTACCGGATTGCATTGAATGAGACACTCAATCATTTAAAGTCAGCAAGACAGTTCGTCGATCTGGATGATGAAGAAATCATAGATCACGGATCTCCGGAGGAAGTTTATGCAACCAAAGAAAGAAAGGTGATGGTGCAGCGGGCCCTTTTAACATTGGACCCGAAGCACCGTTCCCTTGTGATCATGAAGTATTATGATGGTTTATCCTATGAGGAAATAAGCGAAGTAACTGGCCTACCAATGAAAAAAGTGAAATCCAGGTTATTTGAAGCCCGGCAAAATCTGAAGGAGTATCTTACTTTTTAA
- a CDS encoding methyltransferase, with the protein MNTKTTSSELREMFNAFRISRILLTAYELGFFTIIGTGGKTALQISAGARTNLRATIMLLDALCAIGMLHKKDDLYTNNEISRLYLTKESPQFIGGFMHTVNLWDTWSMLTGVVRDGKSRMKKNVNDRSDIWLDSFIEAMHDRAKRQAPKLVANIDLTNVKRVLDVGGGPGTFAMEFVRAKEGITADVFDLPNVITLTKKYIERAGLVRKIGTVIGDYTVDDLGKGYDLIFLSAIVHSNSSDVNALLIKKCADALNPEGSIVIQDHIMDEDRTSPVAGALFAINMLVSTSEGNTYTEAEVIKWFSDAGIRFEKRIDTPFETTQVIGIKKKVDPSLFLIQC; encoded by the coding sequence ATGAATACCAAAACCACTTCATCTGAATTGCGGGAGATGTTTAACGCATTCAGGATAAGCCGGATCTTACTGACAGCCTATGAACTTGGTTTTTTCACTATTATCGGAACCGGAGGGAAAACGGCTTTGCAGATCTCAGCCGGGGCAAGGACTAATTTACGTGCAACCATAATGCTGCTCGATGCCCTCTGTGCCATAGGAATGCTTCACAAGAAGGATGATCTTTATACAAATAACGAAATTTCCAGACTATACTTAACTAAGGAATCCCCGCAATTCATTGGAGGTTTCATGCACACAGTCAATTTGTGGGACACCTGGAGCATGCTTACCGGTGTTGTGAGAGATGGTAAATCACGTATGAAAAAGAACGTCAATGACCGAAGTGATATCTGGCTCGACTCCTTTATTGAAGCCATGCATGACCGTGCCAAACGGCAGGCACCAAAACTTGTTGCCAACATTGATCTGACGAATGTTAAAAGAGTCCTTGATGTCGGTGGTGGTCCCGGAACATTTGCTATGGAATTTGTTAGAGCAAAAGAGGGCATTACAGCCGATGTTTTTGACCTGCCAAATGTTATTACATTGACTAAAAAGTATATAGAACGGGCAGGATTGGTACGAAAGATCGGCACAGTTATCGGTGACTACACTGTTGACGACCTCGGTAAAGGCTATGACCTTATCTTCCTTTCGGCAATTGTTCATAGCAATTCCTCTGATGTAAATGCCCTGCTGATAAAAAAATGCGCCGACGCCCTGAATCCAGAGGGTTCAATTGTCATCCAGGATCACATCATGGACGAAGACAGGACATCGCCTGTTGCCGGCGCCCTGTTTGCCATCAATATGCTTGTTTCAACCAGTGAGGGGAATACCTATACTGAAGCAGAAGTCATAAAATGGTTTTCTGATGCCGGCATTCGATTCGAAAAACGAATTGATACACCGTTTGAAACGACACAGGTGATCGGGATCAAAAAAAAAGTTGACCCTTCACTATTCCTTATTCAATGTTAA
- a CDS encoding PhzF family phenazine biosynthesis protein, translating into MKIPFYQVDAFTGRLFGGNPAGVCPLKKWLDNTIMQDIAAENNLSETAFFVSKDNHFEITWFTPLTEIDLCGHATLASAHVLFHHLNYEKEMIRFSTRYRGDVSVRKSNDLLMLDFPATDPESIQPVSILEQALGRKPVELYKTRDYLAIFPREEDIIGIKPDFNLLKELGAAGIIISAPGIKSDFVSRFFAPAFGIDEDPVTGSAHTTLIPYWSKRLRKDKLHAFQLSKRRGELFCEYLKDRVLIGGKSVTYLTGELVI; encoded by the coding sequence ATGAAAATTCCATTTTATCAGGTCGACGCCTTTACCGGCAGATTATTCGGAGGAAATCCTGCAGGTGTATGTCCATTGAAGAAATGGCTTGACAACACCATCATGCAGGATATAGCCGCCGAAAACAACCTCTCCGAAACGGCTTTTTTTGTTTCTAAAGATAATCATTTCGAGATAACATGGTTCACACCACTGACAGAAATAGATCTATGCGGACATGCTACCCTTGCTTCGGCTCATGTGCTGTTTCATCACCTTAATTACGAAAAGGAGATGATACGTTTTTCAACCCGGTACAGAGGTGATGTATCTGTCAGAAAATCAAATGACCTGCTTATGCTGGATTTTCCCGCCACCGATCCGGAATCCATTCAACCTGTCAGTATTCTTGAACAGGCTTTGGGCAGGAAACCGGTAGAGCTTTATAAAACACGCGATTACCTGGCCATTTTTCCAAGGGAAGAGGATATCATCGGCATCAAACCGGATTTCAACCTCCTGAAGGAGCTCGGTGCTGCCGGTATTATCATCAGCGCCCCCGGCATAAAATCTGACTTCGTCTCACGCTTTTTTGCCCCCGCTTTTGGGATTGATGAAGATCCGGTAACGGGTTCCGCTCATACGACACTTATCCCCTACTGGTCAAAAAGACTGAGAAAAGATAAACTGCATGCTTTTCAGCTTTCAAAAAGGAGAGGTGAACTTTTTTGCGAATACCTGAAGGATCGGGTACTTATCGGAGGTAAATCAGTGACTTACCTGACAGGAGAACTGGTCATTTAA
- a CDS encoding TetR/AcrR family transcriptional regulator, which yields MGVDETRKNILEVASKIFGKYGYKRTTIGEIASSAHKAKGSVYYYFVSKEDLFKEVVGKELNVLKVELSRISEGKEDPINKLKNYLVTRMRLLSNAVNYHETLKSNILDQLDFVEDVKNEFYRYEAVLLSGILKEGVENNVFKPIDYKMASEVIIMVTKGLEMPFFLQNKYKELETRSEELFNILMTGMTVK from the coding sequence ATGGGAGTTGACGAAACCAGAAAGAATATCCTTGAAGTAGCTTCTAAAATATTTGGTAAATATGGTTACAAAAGGACTACAATTGGCGAAATTGCCAGTTCTGCGCATAAGGCAAAAGGTTCGGTATATTACTATTTCGTTAGTAAAGAGGACTTGTTTAAGGAAGTTGTTGGCAAAGAATTAAATGTACTGAAGGTTGAATTGTCAAGAATCTCTGAAGGAAAGGAGGATCCGATAAACAAGCTGAAGAATTATCTTGTCACACGCATGCGCTTGCTTAGCAACGCCGTGAATTATCACGAAACTCTAAAGTCAAATATCCTCGATCAACTGGATTTTGTGGAAGATGTGAAAAATGAGTTTTATAGGTATGAGGCCGTCCTTCTCTCCGGAATTTTAAAAGAAGGTGTTGAGAATAATGTGTTCAAACCAATCGATTACAAGATGGCTTCAGAGGTCATTATAATGGTCACTAAAGGGCTTGAAATGCCATTTTTTTTGCAGAATAAATATAAAGAACTGGAAACCAGATCGGAAGAACTGTTTAATATTTTAATGACAGGAATGACGGTCAAATAA
- a CDS encoding tetratricopeptide repeat protein — protein MPKPDKTKKPSRIGTQKRPPSIVKLKDSAGKSSISRKNTLFLLGAILIITIIVFGRSVQFDFVNWDDDVNVTENPNVRTLSANSVKRIFTTHVIGNYNPLTTLSFAVEYHFFGANPKIYHVDNLMLHLLCTILVFWMILLMGAKPLTAFIVGLLFGIHPLRIESVVWITERKDVLYSVFYLSSLVAYVLFVRRQKKRYYFLSLLLFIPSLLSKIQAVTLPLACLALDYYLNRPLKIRLVLEKIPFFILSLVTGLIGIHFLRQMGSMEINEVFPLFQRFFIGAYSLSVYILKSLIPFQMSAIYPYPKTIPLIYYLSPIFLILAIYFIIRSAQYRKDVIFGSLFFIVNIIFLIQVVGAGQGFIADRFSYIAYIGLFFIYAKIFDYLVTKWIKIKPLLYAFAAVYMIVLVIISLTHIKVWGNTETLFTDVLQKHPGVPVAYNNRGRYYRTLNKFNKALEDYNKAITLNPKGYAAYNNRGKVYFETNENEKAIADYSKALEINPKYTEAYANRGGVYGKTGRYAEAIENLNKAIELDSMYIDAYSNRALTFYYSQQYEPCIRDCDFFLRFYPLNADMYNLRGLTNDLLRRYQEAIADYNEAIRLKPDQGVFYQNRSYFYFTSGDKKKALADAEKAQNLGVTMDPAYLLRLK, from the coding sequence ATGCCAAAACCTGATAAAACAAAGAAACCTTCAAGAATTGGCACACAGAAAAGGCCACCATCCATTGTTAAACTGAAAGATAGCGCAGGCAAGTCAAGCATTTCCCGAAAGAATACCCTTTTTCTTCTAGGGGCAATTCTTATTATTACAATTATTGTCTTTGGCCGATCAGTGCAATTTGATTTCGTCAATTGGGATGACGATGTAAATGTCACTGAAAATCCTAATGTCAGGACGTTGTCAGCCAATTCTGTCAAACGGATTTTTACAACGCATGTTATCGGTAATTACAATCCATTGACAACCCTTTCATTTGCTGTTGAATACCACTTTTTTGGAGCAAATCCCAAAATTTATCATGTCGACAATCTTATGTTGCATTTGTTGTGTACAATTCTGGTTTTCTGGATGATTTTGCTAATGGGTGCTAAACCACTAACCGCCTTTATTGTTGGTTTGCTTTTTGGAATCCATCCCCTGCGAATTGAGTCTGTTGTGTGGATCACTGAAAGAAAAGATGTTTTATACAGCGTTTTTTACCTTTCTTCGCTGGTGGCTTATGTATTATTTGTAAGAAGACAGAAGAAACGTTATTATTTTCTGTCACTTCTGCTTTTTATCCCTTCCTTACTTTCTAAGATTCAGGCTGTTACTTTACCATTAGCCTGCCTTGCACTGGATTATTACCTCAACAGGCCGCTTAAAATCCGGCTTGTTCTCGAAAAAATACCCTTTTTTATTTTATCCCTTGTCACCGGTTTAATCGGCATTCATTTCCTGCGGCAGATGGGATCCATGGAAATCAATGAAGTGTTTCCCCTGTTCCAGCGATTTTTCATTGGAGCATATTCTCTTTCAGTCTATATTTTAAAATCGCTCATACCTTTTCAAATGTCCGCAATCTATCCGTATCCAAAAACAATTCCTCTTATTTATTACTTGTCACCAATTTTCCTTATTTTGGCAATATATTTTATCATCAGGAGCGCCCAGTACAGAAAGGATGTTATATTTGGTTCGCTGTTTTTTATCGTAAATATCATTTTTCTTATACAGGTTGTGGGTGCAGGACAGGGATTTATTGCCGACAGATTCTCCTATATCGCTTACATTGGATTATTTTTTATTTACGCCAAGATTTTTGATTATTTAGTTACCAAATGGATAAAGATCAAACCCTTACTTTATGCATTTGCCGCCGTTTACATGATCGTCCTGGTAATCATTTCATTGACTCACATTAAAGTTTGGGGAAATACGGAAACTCTATTTACGGATGTGTTGCAGAAACATCCCGGTGTTCCCGTGGCCTATAATAACCGTGGGAGATATTACCGTACATTAAATAAGTTCAATAAAGCATTGGAAGATTATAATAAGGCTATCACTTTAAATCCAAAAGGATACGCTGCTTATAACAACAGGGGTAAAGTATACTTTGAGACAAATGAAAATGAGAAAGCCATTGCCGATTATAGCAAAGCATTGGAAATTAATCCAAAATACACTGAGGCCTATGCCAACAGGGGTGGAGTATATGGAAAAACCGGAAGATATGCCGAAGCCATTGAGAATCTGAACAAAGCGATTGAATTGGATTCAATGTACATTGATGCATACTCGAACAGGGCTCTGACCTTTTATTATTCACAACAATATGAGCCTTGTATAAGGGATTGTGACTTTTTCTTACGTTTTTATCCATTAAATGCCGATATGTATAACCTGCGTGGATTAACCAATGATTTGCTAAGACGGTATCAGGAAGCGATCGCTGATTATAACGAGGCCATAAGGCTTAAACCTGACCAGGGCGTTTTTTATCAAAACAGATCCTATTTCTATTTTACTTCTGGCGATAAGAAAAAAGCACTGGCAGATGCTGAAAAGGCTCAAAATCTCGGTGTTACAATGGATCCTGCCTATCTGCTGAGGTTAAAATAA
- a CDS encoding helix-turn-helix domain-containing protein has translation MKSDFSIQQVFFQQIKEKLPSHISFVHEISELLGISYDSAYRRIRGDKALSIEELKVLGSYYKISIDTLFNIGSKNVVFLPVAVDEKNFDIVEWLHQILVEVKRFHAAKEKEVIYSAKDVPVFYYFEFPEIAAFKIYFWQKTLFHFQDYQNKLFVLDDLSEEVYKTGKQIIATSIKVPTIELWNEETFNSMIRQIEYCYESGFFAHKQDIYRLCEVLEVWVRHIQRQAEYGFKFQYNTSPDGVENSFKFYYNEVLLSDNTIFVTMDDIRVTYLTYNVLNLLITTNPTFCDQVEHSLRILMKKSNLISGTSDKERNRFFNKLVDKIKGLTDRIS, from the coding sequence ATGAAATCTGATTTTTCTATACAACAGGTTTTTTTTCAACAAATTAAAGAAAAGCTACCATCTCATATTTCTTTTGTCCATGAGATTTCTGAACTTTTGGGGATCAGTTACGACAGTGCTTATCGACGCATCAGAGGGGATAAGGCACTGAGTATTGAAGAATTAAAAGTACTCGGCTCTTATTATAAGATTTCGATAGATACCCTGTTCAATATCGGAAGTAAAAACGTCGTATTTTTACCCGTGGCTGTTGATGAAAAAAATTTTGACATTGTGGAATGGTTACATCAGATACTGGTTGAGGTTAAACGTTTTCATGCTGCCAAAGAAAAGGAGGTCATTTATTCGGCAAAGGACGTTCCGGTATTCTATTATTTTGAATTTCCGGAAATAGCTGCGTTTAAAATATATTTCTGGCAAAAAACTCTTTTTCATTTTCAGGATTATCAAAATAAGCTGTTTGTGCTTGATGATTTATCCGAGGAGGTATATAAAACCGGTAAACAGATCATTGCTACATCGATAAAAGTACCAACCATCGAATTGTGGAATGAAGAAACTTTTAACAGTATGATTCGCCAGATAGAATACTGCTATGAATCGGGTTTTTTTGCCCACAAACAGGATATATACCGATTGTGTGAGGTCCTTGAAGTTTGGGTCCGTCATATTCAGCGACAGGCTGAATATGGTTTTAAATTTCAGTACAACACCTCGCCAGATGGGGTAGAAAATAGTTTCAAATTCTATTATAATGAGGTTCTCCTGAGCGATAATACCATATTTGTCACAATGGATGACATTCGTGTTACTTACCTGACATATAATGTATTGAACCTCCTGATAACGACGAATCCAACTTTTTGCGACCAGGTTGAACATTCACTCAGGATACTGATGAAAAAGTCCAATCTTATCAGTGGAACTTCTGACAAGGAACGAAACAGGTTCTTTAATAAGCTGGTTGATAAGATCAAAGGTCTTACGGACAGGATCAGTTAA